Within the Risungbinella massiliensis genome, the region AACAATAGAGACGACCCCAGTTTCTGGTTTCGTCTCTTCTAATTTAGATATGATGTTATCTTTGATCTCTTTGCGAATGGCTGCTAGATTTCTTGAGTCAATTTGGTAACTCATATTAGCCCCGCCCTTGATAATGCTTGTGATACGAAACTAGATTTACGTTGTTCTGTTTGAGTTACAGACTTTTCAACGTATTTTTGCCCCTTTTGTCCACGGACTGACTTTGCATATATCACTTGACCATTAATTTCAAAACGTAAATACTTAGCACGTTTAGGGGTAATAGGTCTTCCTGTCGGCCCATATATACCCGTACCGTCATTTACCCACTTGGCATATTTTACTTTCGTGTAAACCATGTACCGTAGTTGAGATATTCGGTTTTGTCTCCAAGATAGAGATAACCTTCCGGTATCAATAGGGGAGTTTATCCAAAGGTTTTTCTTTGCATCGTCTGCTGTTAGTTTAACGGCGTATTCTACCGCATCGGTAACTTTGGCGGAAAGTTCAGGGAGATCATGAGTGACATTGACATCTATCCTCATCAACTCATCCTCCTAAATAAAGCGTGGTTTTCGGTACAGATTTAGCGTTTTCAACATTTCCAAAGGATACTGCTCTGTATTCGTAATAGTATTGTTTCTAGTCATATCAAACTGAATCTGTCCATCTTTCATATGGTAGCGACAAAGTTGAGCAATTACTAATTTTACTGCTCCAGGAAAAACCGTTTCGCCTAGCTCGTTTTGGAATTGCTGATTGCAATAACTTTTTACAAAATCTTCAACCATAGGAATAATTGCTGTCAAATACGCGTCATTCTTATCATTTAGGATATGGAGAAGTGTTTTGACTTCCTCTAATGTCACGTCTCTTCTGCCTCCAAAATTGCTTGGATTAAATCCTCTTGGTTCATCTTGCTAGTACCGGTTACGCCTTTTTCTTTGGCTAGTTCTCTCAGCTCCGCTACTTTTAATGAGGTGAGATTCTCTATCTTGGTGTTTTCCGTTTTTGCTACTGGATCATCATACTTTTTCTCCTCAGCCGCCTTTAGTGCAGCTAATTCTCGCCGTCTCCGTTGGAAAGCTGTTGCACTCATACTATCACCCCTTTATAGGAAAAGGAGAACCGAAGCTCTCCCATTAGATTTTATGGACAAATTTCACAATACGAATGTTTTTGTTTTCATAGACACGGGTCCAGTTAGTCGCATTCTCCAATTCTGCGTTAGTTGGAGAAGATCCAGCAACAGCGGCATTGTTGAACTTTACGCCGCGTGGATGTAATAGAAAGTGTTGACGATTGATAAGGATATCATCGCCGGCTAGGCTGTCACGATCCGTCTCGGTTGGAACAGGTGCAGAACCGTTTCCTTGACCAATAGCGCCTTGACCAAACAAGTAAGTAGTATAAACATCAGCAGCAACAGGGCAACCATCATCTACAATCACACGTTTATTCATGTAACGAGGGAATTCAACTACCCCTTGAGAGTTAGGAATAAACTGGATCAGGTTTTGTTTTTGAAGAGCAGCATACACACTAGAATGCATAGCAACAGCCGTTAAACGATCAGCGGCATCACCTAGCTTTGTTACTGCATCAATAAAACCAGAACCGCTGATTTTCTCGGAGCCATCCACTGCAGCAGATACATCGTGAACGTTTCCAGCCATAGATGCAGAAGCAAATACTCCTTTTAGAATAGAGAGCAAAGTTTTTTGGCGCATACGAGCCCAATAGGAAGCCACTAGATCCCCAATCGCTCCCATTGGATCATCACCAGATAGAGCCTTTGCTAAATCATTAGTGCTCCACGCTTTACCACGCATTAAGAGTACAGCAACATCTTGTGCAGCAGTGATTTTCTCAGGAGTCAAAGCACCACTATCAGAAAGAACCTCATCAGAACCAGTTAGATCATTCCAGAAAGGCATATTGACGAGCTTACCGCCAGATGCTGCTAAACTGTCTAGGGAAGGATCTGGAACAATGATTCCGCTTTGAACAAGTGCGGATAGTTCAGCGGTTCTTTGGATTACATAAGGATTAAAAACTGATGGGACGATTACGTCCGCTATACGGGTTACTGCCATTTATAACACTCCTCTAGTTTTTTGCTTGAGCTTGTAGCGTTTTTGCCAGCTCAGGGTTTTCTTTTAACAGTTGTGCTTGCTTGGTTAAATTGAACGTTTCTTTCTTCCAAGGGTTGGATGTTTGTGTGCCAGTAGAAGTACTTTTATGTGGCTCTCGACTGTGTTGTTTGAATGTTTCTCCTACTGCGCCTTTGACCGCTTCACTCCACGCTTTTTCGAATGATTCTAGATTCGACTTGGTTCCCTCTTCGTTTTCTCCTACAAAAAAATCGACCAGGTTCGCGGGAAGTTTTTTCTCCAAAGCGTAATCCTTTGCCACAAGGCGTAGGCTTTCACGCTCTTTATCCCGTCTCATCTGCTCGACCTCTCGTCTTAGAGTATCTAACTCCAATTGTTCAGGCGTTTTTTCTGGATAACGTTGTTTTATTTCTTGGTCAATCAATTCCGGCATGGTTTTTTCTTTCCAAGTAGCTAACCCTTTGCTGAAATGACTATCCTTCTCGCTTTGGATCCACTTAGAAACGGCCTCGTCTTGGGCGGCCAGTCGTTTGACATCATCTAAGGTGATTTTCACCATTCCGGATAGTAGGTTTTGCACCTCTGTTGAATCTCGATTTGATTCTAAATATGCTTTTACTTGTTCGAAATCCATTTTTCATCCTCCGTTTTGCCCTTAGAGTACTCGCCTATAAGTGCAAATTTGTTTTTGTAACCTTATTTTCTATAGACTAGATAGGTAAGACTACCCCTAAACGTATAGAACACCTGCAATTAATGTCATCAGTGGGGTTGTTCATCATACCAGGAGCAAGACCAATCCCACCATTTACACTAATAAAGTTTGCATGTAGTGGAATTTCTGTTTTGTGTAGCTTTTTATGTGCTGGTCTGATCCTGCTATCCAATATCCCATCCCAGATTTTTGTGAGATTGAGGCCTTGCTGATTTGCTTGCATAGCTACATCCATACGAGCTTGATTTAGTAATCGATGGGCTTCTATTCGAGCAATAGACCGTATCTTTCTAGCGTCTTGGTCAATTGTTTTCTTTAAACGGTTCGATATTTGTTCAAAGGTATCCCTCGATTTAATCCCTTTGGAAATTTGCTTCTGGATCTCTGAGATAGATCTTTTCCTCATTCGCTCTAACCGTTGATCTAGTGTAAGATTCTCGATCTGTTTTTGAAGGATTTGATTTATATCAGCTTTACTCATCTTGATTTCGCTTATATTCAAGCTACTCGCGGTCTTTTGATATATCTGGTTGTAGATGTCAAATAGACCGTCTTTCAATTCTTTTTGGTTCTTCTTGTGAGCCTCATTCATATCTTTTGCGATAGTTTGTGTTAGGTTTTTCAACCGGTTATACTTCATCAGTTCATTTGATGTCTTTTCGCCATACTGCCCATACAATTGAGCCAATATTGACCGACTACGTTTCAACGAAAGGCTATAAGCGAGCAATAGAAGCAGGATCAATTCATTCAGGTTCGTTTCCGCTTCTTGTTCGGCTTGTATCTGTTCCTCCTCTAGACTCATCTTCTAACCCTCCTAAAGCATCTAATTCAATCGCTTCTCGTTCCATCATCTCCTTTTCAAACGCAATATCATCGACAAAAGAGAGTAATGATAAACGTGTTTCTTCGCTTACAAGACCTTTTAAAGTCGCTGATGTTTGTGCTTCATCTAGGAGATTCAATGGGAAATTCCGTTTGAACTGGAACCAAATATCTTTGTAATCAATTGATAATCCTTTCTTATTCCAAGCACTAACCAGCAACTTGAATTGTTGTCTGAGTGCAGCTGTAAACTTGCGCTCTGATGTGATGCATTTAGATTCTAAAGCGAATAGCTTAAACTTCATTGCAACACCGCTGATATTGCCCCCAAATTGCTCATCACTAAAGTTGACCGATTTAGAGAACCGAAGAATATTATCTTCTAGGCGGTTTAGATGGTTCTCTATTGCTGTGTCATTGATCTGTTTGGTGAGAAATTCGATCTTGGCACCTTCGGGGTTATCAATCCCAAATGCCCCAGTTTGTTTGCAAGCCTCTAACGTCTCAGCATCTGGAACCATGCCATAAAATAGCATGTAAGCCAAACGAAATGACTCAATCTCGCTGTTTACATCGGATAGGCTACGGTCATAGGCATCAATCAGAGAAAGAGCCTTTTCTACATCCCCCTGCTGCTCCTCGTTATTAAGAAACCCAATCAACGGGATACCGTCGAACATATGCGGCTTTGGATTGCTTGGCTCTGATTCATCCAGAACAAATACACCTTGATCCTCAATATAAAAGGTGACAGTCTGAGAGTCGTACCATTCTACTCTGATACGTTCCTCTGACTTGTCACCTTGTTTTACTGTTATTGGGTAATATCGCAGAGCATATTGGGGTTCGTTTATGCTCCTATCATAAACAAAGATGCACTCCCAAGGAGGAACATTCATGACACGCTCTCCTCCATCACTCCCTATGTATAAGAGCCGAGAACCCAGACCAGTTATAGCGGCCATCTTAGATGTTTCGCTGTCCAGATCTTCGATATTGTTCACGATGGAGAAATCCTGCAAGGTCTTGTCTGCTGGTTCTGCTCCTATTGCCTCCTGATCAACACTGTATACAATCGGTTTTCCCATGAAATACCCAGTCTTGGTGTCGATTATTTCACTGAAAAAGTCATTATTTAACTTGTTGTTGACCTTTTCATAGTCGGGTACCGGTCTTGAAAAGATCGGAACACCCTCAGAGCTTGCTTTGTATCGCTCATAGAGTTTTATCATGCGAGCACGATCTGCTGCATGACCAGAAATCAAATCTTTGATGATATCGCTGGTCACTTCGCCGTCAATCTGTCGTAAGTTGTAGAGTATTTCATCCATTTGTGACATTGGATCACCTCCTGTTAAAAGGGTTCTACTATTCAGACGAGAATTCACCAATGAAAGGCGGTGGGGAAATGTCTTCGTTTCAAGTAGATGATATTTGGTATGGGAAAACTGGTACACCGTATGAAAATGTAACCGCGATAATTCACGCAATCACGACAAGGAATGTGCAAGTAGTATTTGATCAGGTTGTTTCTGTTGACGGTTTGCAATTAGGTGGCCGAGTGTTCACCCAAAAGGAGTTTCAGCGTTTGTTTGATCATGGCCAGCAATTGAGTTTGTTTGATGAT harbors:
- a CDS encoding phage head-tail connector protein, with amino-acid sequence MTLEEVKTLLHILNDKNDAYLTAIIPMVEDFVKSYCNQQFQNELGETVFPGAVKLVIAQLCRYHMKDGQIQFDMTRNNTITNTEQYPLEMLKTLNLYRKPRFI
- a CDS encoding Rho termination factor N-terminal domain-containing protein, with amino-acid sequence MSATAFQRRRRELAALKAAEEKKYDDPVAKTENTKIENLTSLKVAELRELAKEKGVTGTSKMNQEDLIQAILEAEET
- a CDS encoding phage minor head protein; amino-acid sequence: MSLEEEQIQAEQEAETNLNELILLLLLAYSLSLKRSRSILAQLYGQYGEKTSNELMKYNRLKNLTQTIAKDMNEAHKKNQKELKDGLFDIYNQIYQKTASSLNISEIKMSKADINQILQKQIENLTLDQRLERMRKRSISEIQKQISKGIKSRDTFEQISNRLKKTIDQDARKIRSIARIEAHRLLNQARMDVAMQANQQGLNLTKIWDGILDSRIRPAHKKLHKTEIPLHANFISVNGGIGLAPGMMNNPTDDINCRCSIRLGVVLPI
- a CDS encoding major capsid protein, with the translated sequence MAVTRIADVIVPSVFNPYVIQRTAELSALVQSGIIVPDPSLDSLAASGGKLVNMPFWNDLTGSDEVLSDSGALTPEKITAAQDVAVLLMRGKAWSTNDLAKALSGDDPMGAIGDLVASYWARMRQKTLLSILKGVFASASMAGNVHDVSAAVDGSEKISGSGFIDAVTKLGDAADRLTAVAMHSSVYAALQKQNLIQFIPNSQGVVEFPRYMNKRVIVDDGCPVAADVYTTYLFGQGAIGQGNGSAPVPTETDRDSLAGDDILINRQHFLLHPRGVKFNNAAVAGSSPTNAELENATNWTRVYENKNIRIVKFVHKI
- a CDS encoding DUF4355 domain-containing protein, with the translated sequence MDFEQVKAYLESNRDSTEVQNLLSGMVKITLDDVKRLAAQDEAVSKWIQSEKDSHFSKGLATWKEKTMPELIDQEIKQRYPEKTPEQLELDTLRREVEQMRRDKERESLRLVAKDYALEKKLPANLVDFFVGENEEGTKSNLESFEKAWSEAVKGAVGETFKQHSREPHKSTSTGTQTSNPWKKETFNLTKQAQLLKENPELAKTLQAQAKN
- a CDS encoding HK97 gp10 family phage protein, whose amino-acid sequence is MRIDVNVTHDLPELSAKVTDAVEYAVKLTADDAKKNLWINSPIDTGRLSLSWRQNRISQLRYMVYTKVKYAKWVNDGTGIYGPTGRPITPKRAKYLRFEINGQVIYAKSVRGQKGQKYVEKSVTQTEQRKSSFVSQALSRAGLI
- a CDS encoding phage portal protein, with the protein product MDEILYNLRQIDGEVTSDIIKDLISGHAADRARMIKLYERYKASSEGVPIFSRPVPDYEKVNNKLNNDFFSEIIDTKTGYFMGKPIVYSVDQEAIGAEPADKTLQDFSIVNNIEDLDSETSKMAAITGLGSRLLYIGSDGGERVMNVPPWECIFVYDRSINEPQYALRYYPITVKQGDKSEERIRVEWYDSQTVTFYIEDQGVFVLDESEPSNPKPHMFDGIPLIGFLNNEEQQGDVEKALSLIDAYDRSLSDVNSEIESFRLAYMLFYGMVPDAETLEACKQTGAFGIDNPEGAKIEFLTKQINDTAIENHLNRLEDNILRFSKSVNFSDEQFGGNISGVAMKFKLFALESKCITSERKFTAALRQQFKLLVSAWNKKGLSIDYKDIWFQFKRNFPLNLLDEAQTSATLKGLVSEETRLSLLSFVDDIAFEKEMMEREAIELDALGGLEDESRGGTDTSRTRSGNEPE